The genomic region CCGAAGACGCCTTCGACGACATTACAAAGCTCGCCGCGCAAATCTGCGATGTCCCCATAGCCGCCATCAGCCTCATTGATGAAGAGCGTCAGTGGTTCAAATCCGTTATCGGCTTGAACGTGACCGAGACGGCCAGAGATCAAGCCTTCTGTGCGCATGCCATTCTCCAGCCTGACCTACTTATTGTCCATGATGCTTTAGAGGATACAAGATTCGCCGATAACGCACTGGTCATCGCTGAACCCGGGATCCGCTTTTACGCGGGCGCGCCGCTACTCACGTCCGATGGGATTGCCCTTGGCTCGTTATGTGTCATTGATCGCGTTGCGCGAAAACTAAGCGATGAGCAGAAAGCTATACTGCAAATGCTGGCGAGGCAAGTTGCAGGGCGTATCGAATTACAGCGGCAAATTGTAACGCAGGGGCAGTTAATCGCCGAACGATCCTTAGCACAGTCAGCTCTGATGCAGCGTGAGGAGGAACTCACAGCCATCATCGAACATGCCGTGGAGGGCATCTATCTCTTTGATCCATCCACGCGGCGGGTAATCAAATCCAATGCCGCGCTTAGGACGATGCTTGGCTACACAGAAGAGCAGTTGATGCAGTTGACGCTGTACGATATCGTTGGCCATGTTCGGTCCAGTATCGATCGCACGGTGGAGGCATTGTGGCAAGGTAAGGAGGTTGCGCTCGGCGAACGGCAGTATCTACGCAAGGATGGCTCAGTGATTATTGTCGAAGTGAGTGGACGGGTTATCACTTACCAGGATCAACTTGCGGTGTGCGTAGTCGTGCATAACCTCACGCCGCAACGAGCCTCAGAAGACGCCCGAAGAGCTGCGGAAGCGAGCTACCAGGGGTTGTTCGAGAACGCGGCAGAGGGAATTTTCCAAACGACGCCGCAAGGACGCTATCTGAGAGCGAACTCTGCTTTGGCTCGAATTTACGGCTATGAATCTTCGGGGCAAATGATCGTCGAAGTCTCAGATGTCTCGACTCAGCTTTATATTGACGAAGGCCGGCGCGCGGAATTCACACGTCTAATGGCCTCTAACGGCGGAGTAACAAACTTCGAATCGCAGATCAGACGCAGAGATGGGAGCGTCATATGGATTTCGGAAAGCGCTCGTTCCGTGTTTAGCGAAACGGGTACGCTGATCTGTTATGAAGGGTTTGTACAAGACATTACTGACCGTAAAGATTGGGAAATGCAGCGCGAGACTGATCTCATTGAAGCCCGGTTTCGCGCTGATCACGATTCGCTCACGGAGCTATGGAATCATCGCGCCTTCCACAGACAGGCGGAGCAGCATATAGCTGAGGCCGCTCGTTGCGGCGAATCACTAGCCCTGATCATGATCGATATTGACAACTTTGAGTTCTTTAACGGTGTCTACGGCCATGTCACGGGCGACGAAGTTCTACGCATGGTCGCTAATAGATTGCAAACTGTGTGTGGCGTACGCGATGTCGCTGCTCGTTTCGGCGGCGACGAGTTTGCTCTGCTGTTGGCTGATGTCGGCTTCAGCTCCAAGGGTGAACTGGAAAGGGAATTGACGGCGAAGCTGCACGGCCTGACATTTTGTCCTGAGTCCCATGGCGCGCCCCTTCCAATCACATGCTCTTTAGGAGCCGTCGTCTATCCTGCTGAAGGGAGCCACCGATTGGAACTGCTGCATATTGCGGATGAGCGGCTTCGCAGAGCAAAAACCGGTGGTGCGCAAGATACGGACGCCGACCACATGCGTGAATATCTGCACCACGCCATCGCTGGTTTTTCCATGCTGGATGCTTTGGTCAACGCCGTCGACAACAAGGACCGCTACACCCGCCGTCACTCGGAAGATGTGATGGACCACTGTCTGGTGATTGCTCGTGAACTTGGAATGGGAGAAGAATTTCAGCATACCCTCGCTGTCGCCGCATTGCTCCATGATGTCGGTAAGATTGGCGTTCCTGACGCCGTCCTGCGCAAGCCTGGAAATCTCACGGATGCGGAATACGCCGCTGTCAAGCAACACCCAGAGATGGGGGCGGCTATCGTGTCCGCCGTCCCGGGGCTGGAAGCAACGTTAAACGCCATTCGTTATCATCATGAATGTTACAACGGCAGAGGATACCCTATGGGGCTCCGCGGAGAGGAAATCCCACTAATTGCGCGCATTATGGCGGTGGCGGATGCCTATTCCGCCATGACGATGGATCGGCCTTATCGAAAGGGAATGGCCAACGAGCGAGCCCTATCTATCCTCTCCGAAGGGATAGGAGAACAATGGGATAAGGAGTGTGTGCACGCCTTCTTGCGAGCGAAGCAAGATGCGACCATGGAAGCGAAGTATATTCGTTTAGCAGCTTGAAACTTGGTCTTGTTGTATCATAACTACGGAGAAATAACGATATCGCGCTTTTGCTACCAAGCCTCATCCCTGTAAAATGTATCCCTGCAAAAGTAGTCGCTTCGTGCTGCCTGCCTAGACCGATCAGTTCTAAACTCCATCTGTCCAGCTCCTAAGCTAGTGACTGTACAAACGATCTCCTCTGAAGGGACTTGGGAGGTAAACGTTATCAGGAATGTATCCACAGACTCATCTTGCACGCTCTCGGCGGCAATCGTGGGCTTGAAACAGGGAATTTATTCGATCTTCTCTTGCTGGGCAGACATCACTTTCATGATCTGTTATCCCGGGTATGTTATTCAATCTCAACATCCGAAGCACATCACTGGAGGCGTGCTCGGACAAGTAGCGGCGAGAGCGTACAGCGGGCCAAGCTAGGTTGCCTCTGCGAACCAGATCAGATCGAGCGGCTTGTATACGCGCTCAATGGTTGCTCCGAGTTATGCTTCGACGATTGTGTCCACTTGCTTTTCTTCGTATAACCGCTAATCGGGGCCATTGTGCGCCAGGATGCAGATAAGGTTTTTCATTCGGCGAGTGCCTCCTTCATTCTATCCGTCCCATGCCCTCGACTTCGAACGCAAGTTGCTGGATATCGTCCCTAACGAGCGTACGATGGATGCGGCAGTAGATCGGACCAATTTCATCTACTTCGTCTGGATAAACCAGTTCAAGCGGCTCAAGATCATCGGCTTCGGCCGCTCGCTCGTAGGCATCAATAATACGTAGCAAAGCATCCGGAACGCCACCGCGGACAAGGATGGGGCGACTATCCTGATCTACAATCGTGTAAAACTCATAATCCCCGGATTCGTACTGGTTGGTCGTCGGGTTGATATGGCTTCGAAACAAATAAAAAGTTGGGACATACTGGGTTCTTCCAATAATCTTTCTAATCGCTATTTGATGCCTAGCCTCTTCACAACTTTGTGTCTAGCCTCGCGGCCGCTCTCTGTCTTAACCTCAAAAACCAACATCGAATTCTATTACCCGAGGGAGCTGGGAAGATACAATCGCCAGGATGTATAATGGCCAAGGAAGTACACCCTAAGGGGCCGTTTAAGATCGACCGGTTTATATCCGTACTCGACAGGTGTTCTATAGTGCGATTTCTTGAGTGCGCTGCTTACTTTTCCTCTGCGGAGCCCTAAATTGCGATTAACATTTCTAGGAGCCGCATCCACAGTTGCTTATAGAATATGATGGTCGAACGAAGTAATCTTAGGCTTGTCTGTCCAACGAAACAAGTCTAGACTTGACGCTTAGAGTACCACTTGCGCATTTCATCGTCGGCGGCCCCAAGGCGGCCAGCTGCTCTCAGGATCTCAATTCTAGTCTTCAAATCCTGCAAACTTCCATCTTCTGGAGCAACCTCCAACGCATTGAGAAATGTCTGTTCAACCATGCGCATA from Capsulimonas corticalis harbors:
- a CDS encoding HD domain-containing phosphohydrolase; the protein is MNAPLPRDEQRRLTLLGEARILDTPPEDAFDDITKLAAQICDVPIAAISLIDEERQWFKSVIGLNVTETARDQAFCAHAILQPDLLIVHDALEDTRFADNALVIAEPGIRFYAGAPLLTSDGIALGSLCVIDRVARKLSDEQKAILQMLARQVAGRIELQRQIVTQGQLIAERSLAQSALMQREEELTAIIEHAVEGIYLFDPSTRRVIKSNAALRTMLGYTEEQLMQLTLYDIVGHVRSSIDRTVEALWQGKEVALGERQYLRKDGSVIIVEVSGRVITYQDQLAVCVVVHNLTPQRASEDARRAAEASYQGLFENAAEGIFQTTPQGRYLRANSALARIYGYESSGQMIVEVSDVSTQLYIDEGRRAEFTRLMASNGGVTNFESQIRRRDGSVIWISESARSVFSETGTLICYEGFVQDITDRKDWEMQRETDLIEARFRADHDSLTELWNHRAFHRQAEQHIAEAARCGESLALIMIDIDNFEFFNGVYGHVTGDEVLRMVANRLQTVCGVRDVAARFGGDEFALLLADVGFSSKGELERELTAKLHGLTFCPESHGAPLPITCSLGAVVYPAEGSHRLELLHIADERLRRAKTGGAQDTDADHMREYLHHAIAGFSMLDALVNAVDNKDRYTRRHSEDVMDHCLVIARELGMGEEFQHTLAVAALLHDVGKIGVPDAVLRKPGNLTDAEYAAVKQHPEMGAAIVSAVPGLEATLNAIRYHHECYNGRGYPMGLRGEEIPLIARIMAVADAYSAMTMDRPYRKGMANERALSILSEGIGEQWDKECVHAFLRAKQDATMEAKYIRLAA